In Helianthus annuus cultivar XRQ/B chromosome 8, HanXRQr2.0-SUNRISE, whole genome shotgun sequence, a single genomic region encodes these proteins:
- the LOC110870021 gene encoding uncharacterized protein LOC110870021 gives MDAKIHPAMAVTNIKNMISFTLEDESSHYSTWKALFEVLCRAYQVYEHLQPRPVDTAPSGSSSAADKAAKAEADALWARLNALVLQWIYGSISTPLLHIILVPGQTAHEAWLAIANHFNDNKSARQIHLQQQFSNIHLEAFPNMAAYCQQVKNLADQLKNVGAPVDN, from the coding sequence ATGGACGCCAAGATTCATCCCGCTATGGCAGTCACGAACATCAAAAACATGATTTCTTTCACTCTTGAAGATGAATCCTCGCACTACTCTACCTGGAAAGCCCTCTTTGAGGTGCTCTGTCGTGCCTATCAGGTTTATGAACATCTGCAGCCCCGCCCCGTCGATACTGCTCCTTCTGGCTCGTCGTCCGCTGCTGACAAAGCTGCCAAGGCTGAGGCCGATGCTCTATGGGCACGCCTTAACGCCTTGGTTTTACAGTGGATTTACGGTTCCATATCCACACCTCTTCTTCATATTATTCTGGTTCCGGGTCAGACCGCTCATGAAGCATGGCTCGCTATCGCCAATCACTTCAATGACAACAAAAGTGCGCGTCAGATCCATCTTCAACAACAATTCTCTAATATACATCTTGAAGCTTTTCCGAATATGGCCGCGTATTGCCAACAGGTCAAGAATCTCGCTGATCAATTAAAGAATGTTGGGGCACCAGTTGACAATTAA